One window of the Lactococcus lactis genome contains the following:
- the menD gene encoding 2-succinyl-5-enolpyruvyl-6-hydroxy-3-cyclohexene-1-carboxylic-acid synthase → MTNEYLAPFVDELFNLGVREAVFSPGSRSTALAMLFEEYKKYDTYVNIDERSAAFFALGIAKAKKRPVVLVCTSGSAAAHHFPAVLEAKMSRVPLIILTADRPAELQFVGAPQTVDQTRFFGNFVNHFENLEAPHIQKQSQTENFWTYPRKVAQRAVLSAISPLSGPVQINVPLRDPLVPELKSENYEKGRSKHAFKFYKGQAQVILPFDEALLSGKTLILAGANFDKDYSEALLKLAEQLKAPILADPLSNLRNHNHPLVIDSYDAFLANNDLKTQLKADAILLFGQMPVSKRLQQFVAFNNEAEFIQVDPALDYRNPSLTTTTMVQSDVLPFASSIKKVNSDSSYLEKWQNAQEKMRQLLEKVTYEESPFEGRYVQELQKHLEVLDAQLLVSNSMEIRDIDYWWKKADAKVRILGNRGVNGIDGTESTALGIATTGKPTVLLTGDLSMLHDLNGLIVGKTHELNLTIVLFNNDGGGIFHHLAQKGVPNFDYLFSTPHGLNFAGLAELTGLDYHLISGYADFGQQFEASLHQSGIHLLEIKTDKDLSLALHQKYTTYEN, encoded by the coding sequence ATGACCAATGAATATTTAGCTCCCTTTGTTGATGAACTTTTCAATTTAGGGGTACGTGAAGCTGTTTTTAGTCCAGGTTCACGTTCAACGGCTTTAGCCATGCTCTTTGAGGAATACAAAAAATACGATACTTATGTCAACATTGATGAACGTTCGGCTGCTTTTTTTGCTCTGGGAATTGCTAAAGCGAAAAAACGTCCTGTTGTTTTAGTTTGTACTTCAGGTTCTGCTGCGGCTCATCATTTCCCAGCTGTCCTTGAAGCAAAAATGAGTCGAGTTCCCCTTATTATTTTAACGGCGGACAGACCGGCTGAGCTTCAATTCGTTGGAGCTCCTCAAACAGTCGACCAGACCAGATTTTTTGGAAATTTTGTTAATCATTTTGAAAATCTTGAAGCTCCACATATTCAAAAGCAGTCTCAAACAGAAAACTTTTGGACCTATCCACGTAAAGTCGCACAACGAGCTGTCTTATCAGCTATTTCCCCTCTTTCGGGTCCTGTGCAAATCAATGTTCCCTTGCGTGATCCTTTAGTTCCAGAATTAAAAAGTGAAAATTATGAAAAAGGACGTTCTAAACATGCCTTTAAATTCTATAAGGGACAAGCACAAGTAATACTTCCATTTGATGAAGCATTGCTTTCTGGAAAAACATTAATTTTAGCCGGTGCCAATTTTGACAAAGATTATTCTGAAGCACTTTTAAAACTTGCGGAACAATTAAAAGCTCCAATTTTAGCGGATCCACTTTCTAATCTGCGTAATCATAATCATCCTTTGGTCATAGACTCTTATGATGCTTTTTTAGCAAATAATGATTTAAAAACTCAATTAAAAGCGGATGCTATTCTGCTTTTTGGACAAATGCCTGTTTCTAAACGTTTGCAACAATTCGTTGCTTTCAATAACGAAGCTGAATTTATTCAAGTTGACCCTGCTCTTGATTATCGCAACCCTAGTTTGACAACGACAACGATGGTTCAGTCTGATGTTCTCCCTTTTGCTTCTTCAATTAAAAAAGTAAATTCTGATAGTTCTTATTTGGAAAAATGGCAAAATGCTCAAGAAAAAATGAGACAACTTCTTGAAAAAGTGACTTATGAAGAAAGTCCTTTTGAAGGACGTTATGTCCAAGAACTACAAAAACATTTGGAAGTACTGGATGCTCAACTTCTTGTTTCAAATAGTATGGAAATCAGAGATATTGACTATTGGTGGAAAAAAGCGGATGCCAAAGTTAGAATTCTAGGAAATCGTGGTGTGAATGGCATTGACGGGACTGAATCAACTGCACTCGGAATTGCTACAACGGGTAAACCGACAGTTTTATTGACTGGGGATTTGTCAATGCTACACGATTTAAATGGTTTAATTGTTGGTAAAACACATGAACTTAATCTAACTATTGTATTATTTAATAATGACGGTGGTGGGATTTTTCATCATTTAGCTCAAAAAGGCGTACCGAATTTTGATTATCTTTTTTCAACTCCTCATGGTTTAAATTTTGCTGGACTGGCTGAGTTGACTGGTTTAGATTATCATTTGATCAGTGGCTATGCTGATTTTGGTCAGCAATTTGAAGCTTCTCTTCATCAATCTGGCATTCATCTTTTGGAAATTAAAACGGATAAAGATTTAAGTCTTGCTTTACATCAAAAATATACAACTTATGAAAATTGA
- the menH gene encoding 2-succinyl-6-hydroxy-2,4-cyclohexadiene-1-carboxylate synthase: MKIDKKIITIDGFDYAVRIWGTGEVLFALHGFSESSNTWRNLHLTGYKIVAIDLLGHGSSAKPKELAPYKLEAILKNLHLLFAQFTDGNTFSLLGYSMGGRLALRYCLAYPSAPVKYLILESTGPGLLSSEDRKKRRLADEELGQKILLNGSAWFADFWANISLFESQKKLSVKIQQEIWESRASNSPLALAQTLNGTGQGQLFYVGDKISLIKSNILYLSGDLDEKYSKIAKEIFAPNPNVTWISVAASGHNIHLENPVTYQKILEEFLP, encoded by the coding sequence ATGAAAATTGATAAAAAAATAATTACTATTGATGGTTTTGATTATGCTGTCCGTATTTGGGGGACTGGAGAGGTCCTATTTGCACTGCATGGTTTTTCTGAAAGTTCTAATACCTGGCGAAATCTTCATTTGACCGGCTACAAAATTGTTGCTATCGATTTGTTAGGTCACGGTTCATCAGCAAAACCAAAGGAACTTGCCCCTTATAAACTTGAGGCGATTTTGAAAAATCTGCACTTGCTATTTGCGCAATTTACTGACGGAAATACTTTTTCACTTCTTGGTTATTCAATGGGCGGACGATTGGCGCTTCGTTATTGCCTTGCTTATCCGTCAGCTCCTGTTAAATATTTAATTTTAGAGTCAACTGGTCCTGGGCTTTTATCTAGTGAAGACCGCAAAAAAAGACGACTGGCTGACGAAGAATTAGGACAGAAGATTTTGTTAAATGGGTCTGCTTGGTTTGCTGACTTTTGGGCTAATATTTCACTTTTTGAATCACAAAAAAAGCTGTCAGTAAAAATTCAACAGGAAATTTGGGAAAGCCGTGCAAGCAATTCACCCTTAGCTCTTGCCCAAACTTTGAATGGAACAGGTCAAGGCCAGCTTTTCTATGTTGGCGATAAAATTTCTTTAATAAAATCCAACATTCTCTATTTATCTGGGGATTTAGACGAAAAATATTCAAAAATTGCTAAAGAAATTTTTGCTCCAAATCCGAATGTCACTTGGATTTCTGTTGCTGCTTCTGGTCATAATATTCATCTAGAAAATCCGGTCACCTATCAAAAAATACTAGAGGAATTTTTACCTTAG
- the menB gene encoding 1,4-dihydroxy-2-naphthoyl-CoA synthase translates to MSKFNWVALNRNYEDIIYETYNGIAKITINRPEVRNAFRPKTVVEMIDAFSVARDDTNVGVIILTGANHGKGEDKEAFCSGGDQKVRGNGGYVGEDQIPRLNVLDLQHLIRITPKPVIAMVNGFAIGGGHVLHIVCDLTIASENAKFGQTGPRVGSFDAGYGAGLLAAMVGQKKAREIWFLCRQYTAQEAMDMGMVNTVVPFDRLEEETVQWAQEMLALSPMALRMLKGSMNAATDGLAGLQQFAGDATLMFYTTDEAKEGRDAFKEKRKPDFDQFPKFP, encoded by the coding sequence ATGTCAAAATTTAACTGGGTTGCTCTCAACCGTAACTACGAAGATATTATTTATGAAACTTACAATGGGATTGCCAAAATCACGATCAATCGTCCTGAAGTCCGCAATGCTTTCCGTCCCAAAACTGTCGTTGAAATGATTGATGCTTTTAGTGTCGCTCGTGATGATACCAATGTCGGCGTGATTATTTTGACTGGTGCAAATCATGGAAAAGGTGAAGATAAAGAAGCCTTTTGTTCTGGTGGTGACCAAAAAGTACGTGGAAATGGTGGATATGTTGGTGAAGACCAAATTCCTCGTTTGAACGTTTTAGATTTGCAACATTTGATTCGGATTACACCAAAACCTGTCATTGCCATGGTGAATGGTTTTGCCATTGGTGGAGGTCACGTGTTACATATCGTTTGTGATTTGACTATCGCTTCTGAAAACGCAAAATTTGGGCAAACTGGTCCGCGTGTTGGTTCTTTTGATGCTGGTTATGGTGCTGGTTTACTTGCCGCTATGGTTGGGCAAAAGAAAGCACGTGAAATATGGTTCCTCTGCCGTCAATATACTGCCCAAGAAGCAATGGACATGGGAATGGTTAATACTGTTGTTCCATTTGACCGTCTGGAAGAAGAAACCGTTCAATGGGCCCAAGAAATGCTTGCCCTCTCACCAATGGCGCTTCGTATGCTCAAAGGTTCAATGAATGCTGCAACTGACGGACTTGCTGGACTGCAACAATTTGCAGGAGATGCAACACTTATGTTCTATACTACGGATGAAGCCAAAGAAGGACGCGATGCTTTCAAAGAAAAACGCAAACCTGATTTTGACCAATTTCCAAAATTCCCATAA
- the menE gene encoding o-succinylbenzoate--CoA ligase, which yields MKWLKKQAELYPQKQFLNDYTFAQINQEVNKMAEHLAPLIDNQSRVALLSENSVEMAVVLFALLGLSKEVLLLNTHLTEYELADQIKELEIETVFTSDSLTEKITDSISFSEIWTSNPCPVSLSADFSDEKIAVIMNTSATTGKFKSVPITWGMISNHVKASKETLGAYDNDNWLVILPMFHVSGLSIIMRTLYNATSATVVDKFDENQLLEMINSGKINMVSLVPTLLTRIADKLHSNNLRLILLGGEFIPQPLIKKCQELGLPIYKTYGMTESFSQSVTFNILDFPDKTSSVGRPLPGVEIEIRQADLAGVGEIWLKSPMLMKAYLGQKPYGTAFETGDIGYLDADGFLYLLNRRKDIIISGGENIYPKEIEDLVYSLPEIKECALVAKPDAKWGQVPILFVSGNISQEKLENFLTEKLAKYKRPQSITFMDELPKNASGKILRKELKG from the coding sequence ATGAAATGGTTAAAAAAACAGGCGGAACTTTATCCTCAAAAACAATTTTTAAATGACTATACTTTTGCCCAAATCAATCAGGAAGTCAATAAGATGGCTGAACATTTGGCTCCTCTTATTGACAATCAATCACGGGTTGCGCTCCTTTCAGAAAACTCTGTTGAAATGGCAGTCGTTTTGTTTGCCTTGCTCGGTTTGTCAAAAGAAGTTCTTCTATTAAATACACACTTGACCGAATATGAACTAGCTGACCAAATCAAGGAACTCGAGATTGAGACAGTCTTCACATCGGATTCACTGACAGAAAAAATTACTGACAGCATTTCTTTTTCAGAAATTTGGACTAGTAACCCTTGCCCTGTAAGTCTGTCAGCAGATTTTTCTGATGAAAAAATTGCGGTCATCATGAACACTTCCGCTACTACCGGAAAATTTAAATCTGTCCCTATTACTTGGGGCATGATTTCAAATCACGTCAAAGCCTCAAAGGAAACGCTTGGCGCTTATGACAATGATAATTGGCTTGTCATCTTACCCATGTTTCATGTCTCTGGGCTTTCCATTATTATGCGTACTTTATATAATGCAACATCAGCGACCGTTGTTGATAAATTTGATGAAAACCAACTTCTTGAAATGATCAATTCTGGGAAAATCAACATGGTTTCACTCGTCCCAACCCTCCTTACAAGAATTGCTGACAAATTGCATAGCAATAACTTACGTTTAATTCTACTTGGTGGTGAATTTATTCCCCAACCTTTAATCAAAAAATGCCAAGAATTAGGGCTTCCTATTTACAAAACTTATGGAATGACTGAAAGTTTTTCACAATCTGTCACTTTTAATATTTTAGATTTCCCTGATAAAACAAGCTCTGTCGGGCGGCCTTTACCAGGTGTTGAAATTGAGATTCGTCAAGCTGACCTTGCTGGCGTTGGTGAAATTTGGTTAAAATCTCCGATGTTGATGAAAGCTTACCTAGGCCAAAAGCCTTACGGCACAGCTTTTGAAACAGGCGATATTGGTTATCTTGACGCGGACGGTTTTCTCTATCTGCTCAATCGCAGAAAAGATATCATTATTTCTGGCGGTGAAAATATTTACCCCAAAGAAATCGAAGATTTAGTTTATTCTCTTCCTGAAATCAAGGAATGTGCACTTGTTGCTAAGCCAGATGCCAAGTGGGGACAAGTGCCAATTCTCTTCGTTTCAGGCAATATTTCCCAAGAAAAATTAGAAAACTTTCTCACTGAAAAACTGGCAAAATACAAACGACCACAATCCATCACTTTCATGGATGAATTGCCCAAAAATGCTTCTGGAAAAATCTTGAGAAAAGAGCTTAAAGGATGA
- the menC gene encoding o-succinylbenzoate synthase, protein MIIEKITMFHVQLPMKFNFKTAKGSLNLRDTIIIKVESPNGLSGFGEVVAFTTPFYTSETFADSWKILEETYLPEILQKEFSHPFEIHEFFRNPLPMALAGLENALLDLYFKERNKNLIAGLFQEKLADKIPRGAVLGQMSDEQTIKEIGQLINSGVKRIKLKISPQIGTDLIKKLVKRYPQITFALDANRSFQLTDWPVIKELDELGLACIEEPFDIKDLSELKLLTENFLTPICFDESVQDLESLKILTELPFQTMLNVKIGRLGGLYQTQKAIEFCRQHQIGFWIGSMVESGISKILHVQLAALSGNAMAGDLSDSKHYFDIDLIQPEIAFPNGWMTVPTGIGIGLSVNETLLKGYTVNKLIMTYFR, encoded by the coding sequence ATGATAATTGAAAAAATTACAATGTTTCATGTTCAACTCCCTATGAAATTTAATTTTAAGACCGCCAAAGGTTCCTTAAATCTCCGAGATACAATTATTATAAAAGTTGAAAGTCCTAACGGACTTTCGGGATTTGGTGAAGTTGTTGCTTTCACGACTCCTTTTTATACTTCAGAAACTTTTGCTGATTCTTGGAAAATCTTGGAAGAAACTTACCTGCCAGAAATTTTGCAAAAAGAATTCTCACACCCTTTTGAAATACATGAATTTTTTAGAAATCCCTTACCAATGGCACTGGCCGGACTAGAAAATGCACTTCTAGATTTGTATTTTAAAGAAAGAAATAAAAATTTGATTGCTGGTCTTTTCCAAGAAAAATTAGCTGATAAAATCCCACGTGGTGCGGTGCTTGGACAAATGTCTGACGAGCAAACCATTAAGGAAATTGGCCAACTTATTAACAGTGGCGTCAAAAGAATTAAATTAAAAATTAGTCCACAAATTGGGACTGACTTGATTAAAAAGCTGGTAAAAAGATATCCACAAATTACATTTGCTCTTGATGCCAATCGAAGTTTTCAACTGACAGACTGGCCAGTCATCAAAGAGCTAGACGAACTTGGTCTGGCTTGTATCGAAGAACCTTTTGATATCAAAGATTTATCCGAATTAAAATTACTGACAGAAAACTTCTTAACACCAATTTGCTTTGACGAATCCGTTCAAGATTTAGAAAGTCTAAAAATACTGACAGAACTTCCTTTTCAAACGATGCTCAATGTAAAAATAGGTCGTTTAGGTGGACTTTATCAAACGCAAAAAGCTATCGAATTTTGCAGACAGCATCAGATTGGCTTTTGGATTGGCAGTATGGTTGAGTCTGGTATCTCAAAAATACTCCATGTCCAACTCGCTGCGCTTTCTGGAAATGCTATGGCCGGTGATTTATCCGATTCTAAGCATTATTTTGACATAGACCTCATTCAACCAGAAATTGCATTTCCAAACGGTTGGATGACCGTCCCGACTGGAATTGGTATCGGTCTGTCAGTTAATGAAACGCTACTCAAAGGTTATACTGTAAATAAATTAATTATGACCTACTTTAGATGA